A genomic stretch from Chitinophagaceae bacterium includes:
- a CDS encoding GIY-YIG nuclease family protein yields the protein MIYKDTPQEVYYVYILECNDGSFYTGLTNDLIRRFQEHCDGIYITCYTFKRRPVVLKYYETIPFSLEAAQREKQLKGWSRAKKIALMENNLHKLTLLAQCQNYSHSKFKDVK from the coding sequence ATGATTTATAAAGACACCCCTCAGGAAGTTTATTATGTCTATATTTTAGAATGTAATGATGGTTCTTTTTATACTGGTTTAACAAATGACCTGATCAGGCGTTTTCAGGAACATTGTGATGGAATCTATATAACCTGTTATACATTTAAGCGAAGGCCTGTTGTGTTAAAGTATTATGAAACAATTCCGTTTTCTCTGGAAGCTGCACAAAGAGAAAAACAATTGAAAGGATGGTCAAGAGCAAAGAAGATTGCATTAATGGAAAACAACCTCCACAAACTTACGTTACTGGCTCAATGCCAGAATTATTCACATTCTAAGTTTAAGGATGTAAAATAA
- a CDS encoding TolC family protein: MKKKLKLLSLVCLINIAGFSQMPVKLSVEEAIQIAVEKNFDVVIEKNAQQIGKINNNWGNAGAYPAIGINSTLSIASNNLEQKLSNGTTIQRNGAILRNINAGFAVSWRIFDGMRMFATKKRLEELETIGELTFRRQINATVFDVIAAYYQIVQLNQQKKAFQETVKFFEARKQIAESRFTIGTAPKTDFLQAQVDLNQQKASLLSIENSVRVAKANFNNLLSRTPETAFDVQEVIQPDATISFASLQQKSQTDNYDLLLAQSSLSVLVQQKREIISQRLPSVTLNGNYNFAQSKNDAGFTLSNRNIGPNGNIGVAIPIFQGGNIRRQERVADINIKNQQIVIDQLKNQVSTSLVSAYYNFQNAVNLVELEKSTLLLIQENNVIATERFRKLAITSLELRQVQIDYINGQTRYINALYMAKLAEAEMKLLAGDLSRL, from the coding sequence ATGAAGAAGAAACTAAAACTGTTATCTCTGGTCTGTCTGATTAATATTGCCGGCTTTTCGCAGATGCCTGTTAAGCTTTCTGTAGAAGAAGCTATACAGATTGCTGTAGAGAAGAACTTTGATGTAGTGATTGAAAAGAATGCACAACAGATAGGTAAGATCAATAATAACTGGGGCAATGCAGGAGCATATCCTGCAATTGGCATTAACAGCACGCTAAGTATTGCATCGAATAACCTGGAACAGAAATTATCAAACGGAACAACCATTCAACGTAACGGTGCTATTCTCCGTAATATTAATGCCGGGTTTGCTGTAAGCTGGCGCATTTTTGACGGCATGCGGATGTTTGCCACAAAAAAACGTTTAGAAGAACTGGAAACAATTGGTGAACTCACTTTTCGCAGACAAATAAATGCAACTGTATTTGATGTGATTGCTGCATATTACCAGATTGTACAACTCAACCAGCAAAAGAAAGCCTTTCAGGAAACCGTTAAATTTTTCGAAGCACGTAAACAGATTGCTGAAAGCCGTTTCACCATTGGCACTGCACCAAAAACAGATTTTCTTCAGGCACAGGTTGATCTCAATCAGCAAAAAGCAAGTTTACTTTCTATTGAAAACAGTGTTCGTGTTGCAAAAGCAAACTTCAATAATCTGTTATCAAGAACACCTGAAACGGCATTTGATGTACAGGAAGTTATTCAGCCCGATGCAACAATCAGCTTTGCTTCTCTTCAGCAAAAATCACAAACAGATAACTATGATCTTTTACTGGCGCAAAGCAGCCTGTCTGTTTTAGTACAGCAAAAAAGAGAAATTATTTCTCAACGGCTTCCCTCAGTAACACTAAATGGTAACTATAATTTTGCACAAAGTAAAAATGATGCAGGCTTTACATTATCGAACCGAAACATTGGCCCTAATGGAAATATTGGTGTAGCTATTCCCATCTTTCAGGGAGGCAATATTAGGCGGCAGGAAAGAGTTGCAGATATTAATATCAAAAATCAACAGATCGTTATTGATCAGTTGAAGAACCAGGTAAGCACAAGTTTAGTCAGTGCTTATTATAATTTTCAGAATGCAGTGAATCTTGTTGAACTGGAAAAAAGCACTTTGCTGCTTATTCAGGAAAACAATGTAATTGCTACTGAGCGTTTCAGGAAATTAGCCATTACATCCTTAGAATTAAGACAGGTACAGATTGATTATATCAATGGTCAAACCCGCTACATCAACGCACTCTATATGGCAAAACTGGCTGAAGCAGAAATGAAATTGCTGGCTGGGGATTTGAGCAGACTATAA
- a CDS encoding T9SS type A sorting domain-containing protein, with product MKFLHHIILYVVSCICISAMHAQPASGIVNVYFKVTDFVPAYNGVRVQNITGLATGDRVMLIQMKGASINETNTSSFGNISSIGNAGKYEFATICSFLNDTVVFERELINTYDYTQAVQLIYVPQYTDVTINGTLLAKEWDPVDGTGGVIAIEASGTITMNAAISADSAGYKGGLLFNNSVSSRCGSVSGYYFSTAQSTDPGLGGATKGEGVAAFITNKETGRGKQANGGGGGNVDNTGGGGGSNYGTGGDGGNRTNTTLGICNANTFGYGGLPLSSYGYSSVAADNRIFMGGGGGCGEMNNTAGTAGGDGGGIIFIKCNQLIANGFTISANGAQGINPIQPVITEASGDGGGGGGGGGVVILDVASYSGSLNVQANGANGSNAGFQNQCPGPGGGGGGGVIWYSGTLPGTVTATATGGANGIIKNAPAHNPPCEGLPNGATSGTNGMVQPGFQITEGAVYNCGGLLPASAIKEWYGKRVSDGVELNWKLEQTDAIEIVSLEKRNVRGWFKTLKEYQSPADGAFQYLDASNEFPVTYRLLIRDKSGRTQYSSQLFFERQKAKRLNVYPNPVADELRIEIPVSTAGKTSVSVFDYTGKQVMRKEVMISRNQVTTIPLGQLAAGTYTVQLFWKDELYIGKIVKQ from the coding sequence ATGAAGTTTCTTCATCATATTATCCTGTACGTTGTTTCATGCATTTGTATATCTGCTATGCATGCACAACCTGCATCCGGTATTGTGAATGTGTATTTTAAAGTAACAGATTTCGTTCCAGCTTATAATGGTGTAAGGGTTCAGAATATTACCGGTCTTGCTACCGGCGACAGGGTAATGCTTATTCAAATGAAAGGAGCATCCATTAATGAAACAAATACCTCCTCATTCGGAAATATTTCATCAATTGGTAATGCAGGTAAATATGAATTTGCCACCATCTGCAGTTTCTTAAATGATACAGTTGTTTTTGAACGGGAGCTGATCAATACATACGATTATACACAGGCTGTTCAGTTAATTTATGTACCTCAGTATACAGATGTAACAATCAACGGAACCTTACTGGCTAAAGAATGGGATCCTGTTGATGGTACGGGTGGTGTAATTGCCATTGAAGCATCAGGAACAATAACCATGAATGCTGCAATCAGTGCTGACAGTGCCGGATATAAAGGCGGGTTATTATTTAATAATTCAGTTTCCAGCAGATGCGGGAGTGTTTCAGGTTATTATTTCTCAACAGCACAATCAACAGATCCCGGACTTGGTGGCGCAACAAAGGGCGAAGGGGTTGCGGCATTCATTACAAATAAAGAAACCGGGCGTGGTAAGCAGGCAAATGGTGGTGGCGGTGGTAACGTAGATAACACTGGTGGTGGTGGTGGAAGCAACTATGGAACTGGTGGAGATGGCGGCAACAGAACAAATACAACATTGGGAATTTGTAATGCAAATACGTTTGGATATGGGGGATTGCCGTTGAGCTCATACGGATATTCTTCCGTTGCTGCCGATAACCGAATTTTTATGGGTGGAGGCGGTGGTTGCGGTGAAATGAATAACACTGCAGGAACAGCAGGTGGCGATGGTGGTGGAATTATTTTCATCAAATGCAATCAGCTAATTGCAAATGGATTTACAATTTCAGCGAATGGTGCTCAGGGTATCAATCCAATTCAACCGGTTATTACAGAAGCATCTGGTGATGGCGGCGGTGGTGGAGGAGGAGGAGGTGTGGTGATTTTAGATGTTGCATCATATTCAGGAAGCTTAAATGTGCAGGCTAACGGAGCCAATGGTTCAAACGCAGGTTTTCAGAATCAATGTCCGGGCCCTGGTGGTGGTGGCGGTGGCGGTGTAATTTGGTATAGCGGAACTTTGCCCGGAACTGTAACAGCAACTGCTACCGGAGGTGCAAATGGAATTATAAAAAATGCACCTGCGCATAATCCACCCTGTGAAGGATTGCCGAATGGTGCAACTTCAGGAACGAATGGTATGGTGCAACCTGGTTTTCAAATAACTGAAGGTGCTGTTTATAATTGCGGTGGGTTACTACCTGCATCAGCAATTAAAGAATGGTATGGGAAACGTGTAAGTGATGGAGTTGAATTAAACTGGAAGCTGGAGCAAACAGATGCAATCGAAATAGTTTCATTAGAAAAAAGAAATGTACGTGGATGGTTTAAAACCTTGAAAGAATATCAATCACCTGCTGATGGAGCCTTTCAATATCTTGATGCATCGAATGAGTTTCCGGTAACCTACCGGTTACTGATCCGGGATAAATCAGGACGTACACAATATTCAAGTCAGTTGTTTTTTGAACGGCAGAAAGCAAAACGGCTGAATGTTTATCCTAATCCTGTTGCAGATGAATTAAGAATTGAAATCCCTGTATCAACAGCAGGAAAAACTTCTGTTTCTGTTTTTGATTATACAGGCAAACAGGTGATGCGGAAAGAAGTCATGATCAGCAGAAACCAGGTTACAACTATACCGCTCGGCCAGCTTGCTGCAGGAACGTATACAGTTCAGTTATTCTGGAAAGATGAATTGTATATTGGTAAGATTGTTAAACAGTGA
- a CDS encoding YdeI/OmpD-associated family protein: MNPTTKEVKLPVDLSSALKKNKKEAAYFETLSFTNKKEYIEWIVTAKQEKTREERVNGTIERLGKQWKNPRNL; encoded by the coding sequence GTGAACCCAACAACCAAAGAAGTAAAACTGCCGGTTGATCTTTCTTCAGCTTTAAAGAAAAATAAAAAAGAAGCGGCATACTTTGAAACACTATCCTTTACTAATAAGAAAGAATACATTGAATGGATTGTTACTGCCAAACAGGAAAAGACAAGAGAGGAAAGAGTGAACGGAACCATTGAACGGCTGGGAAAACAATGGAAGAATCCGAGAAATCTCTGA
- a CDS encoding ATP/GTP-binding protein yields the protein MKKYFITSILLFVLVVSQAQHQLVKLWETDSTLKVPESVFFDGKNKVLYVTNIDGKEPWGKDGKGSVGKVGLDGKIIAVDWVTGLNAPKGMGLFKNKLYVADLTEVVVIDIVKGEIIERIAVKDAVGLNDVSVDHNGVVYVSDSRGRKVYEIENNTPVVLLDSNKLKGPNGVLRHKGILYVLDAGTMYRMEKDKSLTKIAEGMEGGTDGIENITANEFIVSTWGGVVYYVSANGTKQVLLDGREQKINSADIGYDAAKRIVYVPTFWKNSVVAYELK from the coding sequence ATGAAAAAGTATTTCATCACAAGTATTTTGTTGTTTGTTCTTGTTGTATCACAGGCACAACATCAATTGGTAAAGTTGTGGGAAACAGATTCAACGCTGAAAGTTCCCGAATCAGTTTTCTTTGATGGAAAGAATAAGGTATTGTATGTTACCAATATTGATGGCAAAGAACCATGGGGAAAGGATGGAAAAGGTTCTGTTGGCAAAGTTGGATTAGATGGAAAAATTATTGCTGTTGATTGGGTGACGGGTTTAAACGCACCGAAAGGAATGGGACTGTTTAAAAACAAATTATATGTAGCAGATCTTACTGAGGTGGTGGTGATTGATATTGTAAAGGGAGAAATTATTGAACGGATTGCTGTAAAAGATGCTGTAGGATTAAACGATGTGTCGGTCGATCACAATGGTGTTGTATACGTTTCTGATTCAAGAGGAAGAAAAGTATACGAGATCGAAAACAATACCCCGGTTGTTTTGTTAGACAGCAATAAACTGAAAGGCCCCAATGGTGTATTGAGGCACAAAGGAATATTGTATGTGCTGGATGCAGGAACAATGTACCGGATGGAAAAAGATAAGAGTCTTACCAAAATTGCTGAAGGAATGGAAGGCGGTACAGATGGTATTGAAAATATAACTGCGAATGAGTTTATTGTATCAACTTGGGGTGGTGTTGTGTATTACGTAAGCGCAAATGGCACAAAACAGGTATTGCTGGATGGCCGTGAGCAAAAAATCAACTCTGCTGATATTGGTTATGACGCTGCGAAGCGGATCGTATATGTTCCCACTTTCTGGAAAAATTCAGTAGTTGCTTATGAACTGAAGTAA
- the purE gene encoding 5-(carboxyamino)imidazole ribonucleotide mutase encodes MATPMIGIIMGSDSDLPVMQPAAEILKEFGISFELTVVSAHRTPLRMVEYAQTAKDRGLKVIIAGAGGAAHLPGMIASVTTLPVIGVPVKSSNSIDGWDSVLSILQMPNGVPVATVALNAAKNAGILAAEIIGTFDETVSQKIAAYKTNMNAEVIAKVDKLKNEGWENKFD; translated from the coding sequence ATGGCAACTCCAATGATCGGTATTATTATGGGCAGCGACAGCGACTTACCTGTTATGCAGCCTGCAGCAGAAATTTTAAAGGAATTCGGAATCAGTTTTGAATTAACCGTAGTATCTGCTCACCGTACTCCTTTACGTATGGTTGAATATGCACAAACCGCTAAAGACAGAGGGTTGAAAGTAATTATTGCAGGAGCAGGCGGAGCAGCACATTTGCCGGGCATGATTGCCAGTGTTACCACTTTGCCTGTAATTGGTGTCCCAGTAAAGTCATCCAACTCCATTGATGGATGGGATTCTGTTCTTTCTATTTTACAAATGCCTAATGGCGTGCCTGTTGCTACTGTTGCGTTGAATGCAGCAAAAAATGCAGGCATCCTTGCTGCAGAAATCATCGGCACATTTGATGAAACCGTATCGCAAAAAATTGCAGCTTATAAAACGAATATGAATGCAGAAGTGATTGCCAAGGTTGATAAGCTGAAAAATGAAGGCTGGGAAAATAAGTTTGATTAA
- a CDS encoding 5-(carboxyamino)imidazole ribonucleotide synthase — protein sequence MKRIGILGGGQLGRMLLQSAANYPVETFVLENDEQCPAAHLCHHFTKGDIKDFETVYAFGKGLDALTIEIESVNVEALEKLEAEGVSIFPKPSALRIIKNKIEQKKFYQHHQIPTSEFVITENKEELKALASFLPAAHKLGMGGYDGRGVELLKTEADFEKGFDAPAVLEKLVAIQKEIAMIVAVGTDGQTTMYPPAEMIFDPILNLLDYQVSPAELPEKTFWKVEAIAMAVVRNLNSPGLFAVELFVNKEGDVLVNETAPRVHNSGHHSIEGNFSSQFDMLWRIMLGYPLGCTDPIMPAVILNIVGEEGFSGPAYYEGLEEVLKMENAFVHLYGKAQTKPGRKMGHVTVLGKDRAGLTYNANRIKHMLKAKSNKILQPG from the coding sequence ATGAAACGTATCGGCATCCTCGGCGGCGGACAATTAGGAAGAATGTTATTACAATCTGCAGCCAACTATCCCGTAGAAACTTTTGTATTGGAAAATGATGAGCAATGCCCTGCTGCACATCTCTGTCATCATTTTACCAAAGGCGACATCAAAGATTTTGAAACCGTTTATGCTTTTGGTAAGGGATTGGATGCACTTACTATAGAAATTGAAAGTGTGAATGTGGAAGCACTGGAAAAACTGGAAGCAGAAGGAGTAAGCATCTTCCCAAAACCATCTGCGCTCCGCATCATTAAAAATAAAATTGAACAGAAGAAATTCTATCAGCATCACCAGATTCCAACATCAGAATTTGTGATTACAGAAAACAAAGAGGAACTGAAAGCATTGGCTTCCTTTCTGCCTGCTGCACACAAATTAGGAATGGGCGGATATGACGGACGTGGTGTAGAATTACTGAAGACCGAAGCTGACTTTGAAAAAGGGTTTGATGCTCCTGCCGTGCTGGAAAAATTAGTCGCCATTCAAAAGGAAATTGCCATGATCGTGGCAGTTGGAACTGATGGCCAAACAACCATGTACCCGCCTGCTGAAATGATCTTTGATCCCATTTTGAATTTGCTGGATTACCAGGTATCGCCTGCCGAGCTTCCGGAAAAAACCTTCTGGAAAGTGGAAGCCATTGCCATGGCTGTTGTTCGCAACCTCAACTCTCCGGGTTTATTTGCCGTGGAATTATTTGTGAATAAAGAAGGAGATGTGCTGGTAAACGAAACAGCACCCCGTGTACACAACAGCGGCCATCACAGCATTGAAGGCAATTTTTCCTCACAATTTGATATGCTTTGGCGAATTATGCTGGGTTATCCTCTCGGATGCACAGATCCCATTATGCCAGCAGTTATTTTAAATATTGTTGGCGAAGAAGGCTTCAGCGGTCCGGCCTATTACGAAGGGCTTGAAGAAGTGCTGAAGATGGAGAACGCTTTTGTGCATCTCTATGGAAAAGCTCAAACAAAACCCGGCAGGAAAATGGGGCATGTAACTGTTCTTGGAAAAGACAGAGCGGGGCTTACTTACAATGCCAACCGCATTAAACATATGCTCAAAGCAAAGAGCAATAAGATTCTTCAACCGGGCTAG
- a CDS encoding FAD-dependent oxidoreductase has protein sequence MSQVTIVGGGVIGLCCAYYLQKEGHEVTVIERGDITDGTSFGNAGYISPSHFIPLASPGIIAQGLRWMLSSSSPFYIKPRLNLDLIKWGYTFWRSATEQKVKEAGPHLNNILQLSRELTTEMKNELGNTFRMEEIGCFLLYKTEKTEKHEIHLGELAKKFNVETRVYNAAEVQAMEPEVEVNVRGGILYPIDAHMHPGDFMKTVKEHLQKAGVKLQLNTNVTGFEKANGKVTAVITDKGKVECGELVLANGSWLSTTARLLGIDLLLQAGKGYSMTFENMEKNLRYPAILVDDRVAMTPMGRDLRMGGTMEISGLKSPTLVKRAEAIYKASKKYYPGLKVEFPGVNRIWHGYRPLSPDGLPYIGRHSTFENVIIAGGHAMVGISMAAGTGKIVEQLVSKQKTEIDISAFNTERF, from the coding sequence ATGAGTCAGGTAACAATTGTTGGCGGTGGTGTAATAGGATTATGCTGCGCCTATTATTTACAGAAGGAAGGACATGAAGTAACAGTTATTGAACGTGGTGATATCACCGATGGTACTTCGTTTGGTAATGCCGGTTATATTTCACCCAGTCATTTTATTCCACTGGCAAGTCCGGGTATTATTGCACAGGGTTTACGGTGGATGCTGAGTTCTTCTTCTCCGTTTTACATCAAGCCAAGATTAAATCTTGATCTCATCAAATGGGGATACACATTCTGGAGAAGTGCAACGGAGCAAAAAGTAAAGGAAGCCGGTCCTCATCTCAATAATATTCTGCAGTTGAGCCGTGAGCTCACAACTGAAATGAAGAATGAGCTTGGCAATACATTCCGCATGGAAGAGATCGGTTGTTTCTTATTGTACAAAACTGAAAAGACAGAGAAGCACGAAATTCATCTCGGCGAACTTGCAAAGAAGTTCAATGTCGAAACAAGAGTTTATAATGCTGCTGAAGTGCAGGCAATGGAACCTGAAGTGGAAGTGAATGTTCGTGGCGGAATATTGTATCCCATTGATGCGCATATGCATCCAGGCGATTTTATGAAAACGGTGAAAGAGCATTTACAGAAAGCAGGAGTGAAACTTCAACTGAATACAAACGTTACAGGTTTTGAAAAAGCGAATGGTAAGGTAACAGCTGTTATCACCGACAAAGGAAAAGTTGAATGCGGTGAACTGGTACTGGCAAATGGATCATGGTTGTCAACCACAGCCCGGTTGTTGGGTATTGATTTGTTACTCCAGGCAGGGAAGGGATACAGTATGACTTTTGAAAACATGGAAAAGAATTTAAGATACCCGGCCATTCTTGTAGATGATCGTGTGGCAATGACGCCGATGGGCAGGGATTTACGGATGGGAGGAACAATGGAGATCAGCGGATTAAAATCACCAACCTTAGTGAAACGGGCAGAAGCAATTTATAAAGCAAGCAAAAAATATTACCCCGGTTTGAAAGTTGAATTCCCCGGAGTAAACCGCATTTGGCATGGCTACAGACCGCTTAGCCCGGATGGCTTGCCATATATCGGAAGACACAGTACATTTGAAAATGTAATTATAGCAGGCGGGCATGCAATGGTGGGAATATCAATGGCGGCAGGAACTGGAAAAATAGTTGAGCAATTAGTTTCAAAACAAAAAACTGAGATAGATATCAGTGCATTTAATACAGAACGTTTCTAA
- a CDS encoding energy transducer TonB codes for MLNKAFYIYLSLFFTAAITAKAQYSFDDAPRKGLKVTSMFARVEDSLKKEFQEKGLQWPMKYMYMRAFKHEKQMEVWVKNDWSETFQLFKVYKVCATSGTYGPKRKEGDKQIPEGFYYVNEFNPNSNYHLALGLNYPNAADAILSDQNKPGGDIYIHGNCVTIGCLPLTDSLIEQVYYLASVAKEQGQDFIPVHIYPMRYDNNKALEQFGIKTKNKQDVQQFASQIKDAYEYFEDTHQLATVLIGKNGNYVVATNPETPKVPRLKIIETNNVANPYAAWVLEEKVDRVPFYKDGNAALQKWLFNLSQSLVPMLSGYTSISLQVEFIVDKNGNTALANVIRGGYTELNKKVKERFEKELKWSPATKDGQPVNTKLKQNLNISAPEDL; via the coding sequence ATGCTCAACAAAGCCTTTTATATTTACCTCAGTTTGTTTTTTACTGCAGCCATTACTGCAAAGGCACAGTATTCATTTGATGATGCTCCCAGGAAAGGATTAAAGGTTACCAGCATGTTTGCGAGGGTAGAAGATTCCTTAAAAAAAGAATTCCAGGAAAAAGGATTGCAATGGCCCATGAAGTATATGTACATGCGGGCTTTCAAGCATGAAAAACAAATGGAAGTATGGGTAAAGAATGACTGGAGTGAAACCTTTCAGCTGTTCAAAGTGTATAAGGTTTGTGCCACTTCAGGAACCTATGGTCCAAAACGAAAAGAAGGCGATAAACAGATCCCCGAAGGATTTTATTATGTGAATGAATTTAATCCCAACAGTAATTATCATTTAGCACTTGGTTTAAACTATCCCAACGCTGCTGATGCAATACTCAGCGATCAGAATAAACCCGGTGGTGATATTTATATTCATGGTAATTGTGTTACCATCGGTTGCCTGCCACTTACTGATTCCTTAATTGAGCAGGTATATTATTTAGCATCTGTTGCAAAAGAACAGGGACAGGATTTTATTCCTGTACATATCTATCCAATGAGGTACGATAACAACAAGGCCCTGGAACAATTCGGCATCAAAACAAAAAACAAACAGGATGTGCAGCAGTTTGCTTCACAGATAAAAGATGCTTACGAGTATTTTGAAGATACACATCAGTTAGCAACTGTGTTGATTGGTAAGAATGGAAACTATGTAGTTGCAACCAATCCGGAAACACCGAAAGTGCCAAGGTTAAAAATTATTGAAACAAATAATGTGGCTAATCCTTATGCTGCCTGGGTACTGGAAGAGAAAGTTGACCGGGTTCCTTTTTATAAAGATGGAAATGCTGCTTTGCAGAAGTGGTTGTTTAATCTCAGTCAGTCACTGGTTCCCATGTTAAGCGGGTATACTTCCATTTCATTGCAGGTAGAATTTATAGTAGATAAGAATGGCAACACCGCTTTGGCCAATGTTATACGTGGAGGCTATACTGAATTAAATAAAAAGGTGAAAGAAAGATTTGAGAAAGAATTGAAATGGTCACCTGCAACAAAAGATGGGCAGCCGGTTAATACAAAATTGAAACAGAACCTGAATATTTCGGCACCGGAAGATTTATAG